The DNA region TTGCGCGGTATCTGGCACCGCTGCATCGAGTGGTGTGACCTTCAGTCCTGACTCGGTGATGATGGCGTCTGGCAGGTCGTTGGACGCGGCCAAGCGATTGGCCGTAACGAGCTGCTGCTCCAGCAACAACAGCCGGCCATGCAAGTACTTGTCGCAGTCGGTGGCCACGGCCAGCGGTAATTCGCTGGCCAGCTTCAAGGTGGCGAATTTTTCGACGGGCACCAGGTACTCGTCGAAGTCCTTGAACTGGCGCGAACCCTGAACCCACACATCTCCCGAGCGCAGCGCATTCTTCAGCTCCGACAGGGCGCACAGTTCGTAGTAACGCCGGTCGATGCCATCGCTGGTGAGAACCAGTTTCGCCCAACGCGGCTTGACGAACTCTGTGGGTGCGTCGATGGGCATCTTCCGGGCGTTGTCGGTGTTCATGGTGCGCAGCACGTCGATGGCATCAAGCACGCCCTTGGCAGCCGGTGCCGCCCGCAGCTTGAGAACGGCCAAAAACTCTGGTGCGTAACGGCGCAGCGTGGCGTAGCTTTCGCCGATGCGGTGCAAGAAATCGAAATCAGCAGGTTGCGCAAGCTTTTGCGCCTCGGTGACGCTGGCGGCAAACCTTTCCCACGGCATGACCGATTCGATGGCAGCGAAGGGATCGCCGCCACTCTTTTTGGCTTCAAGCAATGCTTGGCCGATGCACCCATACAGACGCACCTTATCATTAATCGCCTTGCCCGAGGATTGGAACTGCTGCTGGTGTTTGTTCTTGGCCGCATTGAACAGCTTGCCGATGATGCGGTCGTGCAGGTCAATGATTTCGTCGATAACCGTGGCCGTGCCTTCAATGACCAGCGCCACCAGGGTGGCATAGCGCCGCTGCACCTCGAACTTAGCCAGATCAGCGGGTGTCATCTGCCCACCCTCACGGGCGATTTTTAGCAAGCGGTTTTGGTGAACCTGCCGCTCGATGCCACCGGGCAGTTCAAGCGCCTGCCAAGCTTTAAGGCGCTCAATATGTTCGAGCATGTGCCGCGAATTCGGCTTGACAGGCGATTGCCGTAGCCAAGCCAGCCAGGTCGTTTTGCTGCCCTCTTTGCGCTTGAGCAGTTCGTCCAGGCGCTGGCAATGGACAGGCAACAAGGAATCGGCCAATGCTGCATGGATGCGCCGATTGGCGCGGGTGATCGCTTCGGCGCAAGCGCGCTCGATGGCGTTCATGGCGGGCAAGATGATGGCCTGTCGCCGGAGGTTTTCGACAAGGGTGTTGGCCAACACAATGCCTTTGTCCGTCTGCAAGGCTAGCTCGGTCAATGTATGCACCGCTTGCCGATAGTGGCTCATGGTGAATGCCTTGAACCCGAACCGCGTTTGCAATTCGACCAGGTGCTCGCGCCGGGTCTGGTCACGCAGTCCGTATTCATTCCAACTTTCCACTGGCACCTTGAGTTGCATAGCGACCAATCGCAGCAGGGGTGGAAACGGAGGCTCCTCAACGCCAAGGACGATGCCGGGGAATCGCAGGTAACAAAGCTGAACGGCGAAGCCTAGCCGATTCGCAGGCCTGCGCCGCTGACGAATGATCGACAAGTCGGTTTCGTTGAACGTGTAGTGCTGGATTAGTTCATCTTTGGCATCAGGTAGTGCGAGCAGGCTGTCACGCTCGGCTGCGGACAGAATCGAACGACGGGGCATATGGGCTCCTCTTGAAAACGTAGGTTTTTGAGATGCCTCGCCGAGTCAACAGGTGGTTACATGAAATCAAGGCGTTAAGATTCTTAAAAACGGTTCTTGATATATTATTATCAATTGGTTATCATGACAATGAATTTCAATAAAGG from Desulfobulbaceae bacterium includes:
- a CDS encoding Tn3 family transposase, with product MPRRSILSAAERDSLLALPDAKDELIQHYTFNETDLSIIRQRRRPANRLGFAVQLCYLRFPGIVLGVEEPPFPPLLRLVAMQLKVPVESWNEYGLRDQTRREHLVELQTRFGFKAFTMSHYRQAVHTLTELALQTDKGIVLANTLVENLRRQAIILPAMNAIERACAEAITRANRRIHAALADSLLPVHCQRLDELLKRKEGSKTTWLAWLRQSPVKPNSRHMLEHIERLKAWQALELPGGIERQVHQNRLLKIAREGGQMTPADLAKFEVQRRYATLVALVIEGTATVIDEIIDLHDRIIGKLFNAAKNKHQQQFQSSGKAINDKVRLYGCIGQALLEAKKSGGDPFAAIESVMPWERFAASVTEAQKLAQPADFDFLHRIGESYATLRRYAPEFLAVLKLRAAPAAKGVLDAIDVLRTMNTDNARKMPIDAPTEFVKPRWAKLVLTSDGIDRRYYELCALSELKNALRSGDVWVQGSRQFKDFDEYLVPVEKFATLKLASELPLAVATDCDKYLHGRLLLLEQQLVTANRLAASNDLPDAIITESGLKVTPLDAAVPDTAQALIDQAAALLPHVKITELLMEVDEWTGFTRHFTHLKTGDTAKDKTLLLTTILADGINLGLTKMAESCPGTTYAKLSWLQAWHIRDETYGAALGELVNAQLRNTFAANWGDGTTSSSDGQRFKAGGKAESTGHINPKYGAEPGRLFYTHISDQYAPFSAKVVNVGVRDSTYVLDGLLYHESDLRIEEHYTDTAGFTDHVFGLMHLLDFRFAPRIRDLGDTKLYIPKSDTSYDALKPMIGGTLNIKHIRDHWDEILRLATSIKQGTVTASLMLRKLGSYPRQNGLAIALRELGRIERTLFILDWLQSVELRRRVQVGLNKGEARNALARAVFFYRLGEIRDRSFEQQRYRASGLNLITAAIVLWNTVYLERATAALHVNGKSMDDTLLQYLSPLGWEHINLTGDYLWRSSTKVGAGKFRPLRPLPSA